In Nostoc sp. GT001, a genomic segment contains:
- a CDS encoding YtxH domain-containing protein: MSNNRSGVFIGGLMLGATIGALTGLLVAPRTGRETRKILKKSANAIPELAEDLSMSVQIQADRLSASALRNWDETLDRLREAIAAGVDASQRESQVLKRQTAVEDSDSLPQQLERS, from the coding sequence ATGTCTAATAACCGTTCTGGAGTATTTATTGGCGGTTTGATGCTGGGAGCTACCATCGGTGCTTTGACCGGTTTGCTGGTGGCTCCACGCACAGGGCGCGAAACGCGTAAAATTTTGAAAAAATCTGCCAATGCTATCCCAGAATTGGCAGAAGATTTATCAATGAGTGTACAAATTCAGGCAGATCGTCTCTCTGCTAGCGCCCTGCGAAACTGGGATGAGACTTTAGATAGATTAAGGGAAGCGATCGCAGCAGGTGTAGATGCCAGCCAGCGAGAAAGCCAAGTCTTGAAGCGACAAACAGCTGTTGAAGACTCAGATTCGCTTCCCCAACAATTAGAACGCTCATAA
- a CDS encoding malic enzyme-like NAD(P)-binding protein: MADLTPNSSFSLTLRLQIPNRVGMLASVTQAIATTGGNLGQIDLIEQTRKESTRDITVDAASTEHAETIVQAVKALPDIKLLSVYDRTFNLHRGGKISITSRIPLKSVSDLAMAYTPGVGRICTAIAQDPEEVYNLTIKQNTVAIVTDGSAVLGLGNLGPAAALPVMEGKAMLFKEFAGLDAFPICLATQDTEEIIQAVKNIAPVFGGVNLEDIAAPRCFEIEKRLRQELDIPVFHDDQHGTAIVTLAALFNSLKLVHKSLAEIKIVINGAGAAGVAIARLLRKAGAETIWMCDSKGIISTNRTDLTEEKLEFAVKGQGTLAGAMQGADVFIGVSAPGVLTPEMVQSMAKDPIIFAMANPIPEIQPELISKDVAVIATGRSDYPNQINNVLAFPGVFRGALDCRAQTITIKMYLEAASAIASLVKPSDLNREHIIPSVFDERVVTAVAAAVQLAAREEGIARN, from the coding sequence ATGGCAGACCTAACTCCTAATTCTAGTTTTAGTTTGACACTACGCTTGCAGATTCCCAATCGTGTAGGGATGTTGGCGTCGGTAACACAGGCGATCGCAACTACTGGTGGTAATCTCGGACAAATTGATTTAATCGAGCAAACCCGCAAAGAGTCCACCCGCGATATTACTGTGGATGCTGCCAGTACTGAACACGCTGAAACCATTGTGCAAGCAGTCAAAGCCTTGCCAGATATCAAGTTACTCAGTGTTTACGATCGCACCTTTAATTTGCATCGCGGTGGCAAAATCAGCATTACCAGTAGAATCCCCCTGAAGAGTGTTTCCGATTTGGCAATGGCTTACACGCCCGGAGTCGGTCGAATTTGTACTGCGATCGCTCAAGATCCAGAGGAAGTTTACAACTTAACCATCAAACAAAACACCGTAGCCATTGTTACCGATGGTAGTGCGGTTTTAGGTTTGGGAAATCTTGGCCCAGCCGCCGCCCTACCAGTCATGGAAGGTAAAGCAATGCTATTCAAGGAATTTGCAGGGCTGGATGCTTTTCCCATCTGTCTCGCCACCCAAGATACAGAAGAAATTATCCAAGCAGTTAAAAATATTGCTCCGGTATTTGGGGGCGTAAATTTAGAAGATATTGCTGCACCTCGCTGCTTTGAAATCGAAAAGAGATTACGCCAAGAGTTAGATATCCCCGTTTTTCACGATGACCAGCATGGTACAGCAATTGTCACCTTGGCAGCGTTGTTTAATTCGCTGAAACTGGTGCATAAATCCTTAGCAGAAATCAAGATCGTGATTAACGGTGCTGGGGCGGCGGGAGTAGCGATCGCTCGGTTACTCCGTAAAGCTGGGGCAGAAACAATCTGGATGTGCGATTCTAAAGGGATTATTTCTACCAATCGCACCGATTTAACAGAGGAAAAACTTGAATTTGCTGTGAAAGGTCAGGGTACATTAGCTGGTGCAATGCAAGGTGCAGATGTGTTTATTGGTGTCAGCGCACCAGGAGTTTTGACACCAGAAATGGTGCAATCGATGGCTAAAGATCCAATTATCTTTGCAATGGCAAATCCGATTCCAGAGATTCAGCCAGAATTAATCAGTAAAGATGTTGCTGTCATCGCAACAGGTCGCAGCGATTACCCAAATCAAATCAATAACGTCCTCGCTTTTCCTGGGGTATTCCGTGGTGCTTTAGATTGTCGGGCACAGACAATTACCATCAAAATGTACCTCGAAGCCGCAAGTGCGATCGCTTCTTTAGTTAAGCCTTCAGACTTAAATCGGGAACATATTATTCCTTCCGTCTTTGATGAGCGCGTTGTCACCGCTGTTGCTGCTGCTGTGCAACTCGCCGCGCGTGAAGAAGGTATCGCGCGAAATTAA
- a CDS encoding DUF6444 domain-containing protein — protein sequence MEKDLPPKLDIKTLKQLEKEQLVEMLPEQAKAIEQLKSRVIELESIIEKLKVSRDLDSTTTSSKPPSADILKKTEKKLEDEPGESETPKRKPGGQPGHPGHAAW from the coding sequence ATGGAAAAAGACCTGCCACCAAAACTAGACATTAAAACCCTAAAACAGTTGGAGAAAGAGCAACTGGTAGAGATGCTCCCTGAGCAGGCAAAAGCTATAGAACAGCTAAAATCCAGAGTAATAGAACTAGAATCTATAATAGAGAAACTCAAAGTCAGCAGAGATTTAGACAGCACAACAACATCATCAAAACCACCGTCGGCAGACATCCTCAAAAAAACCGAGAAAAAACTTGAAGATGAACCAGGGGAGAGTGAAACGCCAAAACGGAAACCAGGAGGACAGCCAGGACATCCGGGACATGCCGCCTGGTAA
- a CDS encoding prohibitin family protein, whose product MIKITSFNSVGKLTALLFLITLFLTPCVIVNAGERGVLMKFGEVQNQILGEGLHLIIPVVNTVKKLSIRVQKQEISAEGSSKDLQNVFVDVALNWHIISQEVNVIFQEIGDEQNVVIRIINPAVEEVLKAVIAKYTAEEIITKRGEVKSGVDDALSTRLGSYHVAVNDISLVHVHFSERFGEAVEAKQIAEQEAKRAEFIALKATKEAEAKVNLAKGEAEAHRLLRDGLTPEILQRQAIEKWNGKLPLIVSNEAPKLLNLSEFLKFDDN is encoded by the coding sequence ATGATAAAAATTACAAGTTTTAACAGTGTTGGTAAACTGACTGCTCTTTTGTTTTTGATAACTCTCTTTCTGACGCCCTGTGTAATTGTAAATGCAGGAGAACGTGGTGTATTAATGAAATTTGGCGAAGTACAAAACCAGATATTAGGAGAAGGACTTCACTTAATTATTCCTGTAGTTAATACTGTAAAAAAGTTAAGTATTAGAGTCCAAAAGCAGGAAATTTCTGCTGAGGGTTCTTCCAAAGATTTACAAAATGTTTTTGTCGATGTAGCTCTCAATTGGCATATTATTTCTCAGGAAGTCAATGTCATTTTTCAGGAAATTGGAGATGAACAAAATGTAGTTATTCGGATTATTAACCCAGCAGTTGAAGAAGTACTAAAAGCGGTAATAGCAAAGTATACTGCTGAAGAAATTATCACTAAACGAGGAGAAGTCAAAAGTGGAGTAGATGATGCGTTGTCCACAAGATTGGGTAGCTATCACGTTGCAGTTAATGATATTTCTCTAGTTCATGTCCATTTTTCAGAACGATTTGGTGAGGCGGTGGAGGCGAAGCAGATTGCTGAACAAGAAGCAAAACGAGCAGAATTTATCGCATTGAAAGCAACAAAAGAGGCTGAAGCAAAAGTGAATTTAGCCAAAGGAGAGGCTGAGGCACACAGATTATTACGTGATGGTTTAACTCCAGAAATTCTGCAAAGGCAAGCAATAGAAAAATGGAATGGTAAGTTGCCATTAATTGTAAGTAATGAAGCTCCAAAATTGTTGAATTTAAGTGAATTTTTAAAATTTGATGATAATTGA